GGGCGAATTCTTACAGGAAAATCCGGCGATTACCAAAAAAATTATTGAAAAAGCCGTTATGGCTTCCCGGGCGCGTATGGCAGCTAGAAAAGCCAGGGAACTGACGCGCCGCAAGAGCGCCTTGGAAATCAGCAGTCTTCCTGGTAAACTGGCGGATTGTTCCAGCCGGGATTCGGAGCAGACTGAAATTTATCTGGTCGAAGGTGACAGTGCTGGCGGCAGCGCTAAACAAGGACGTGACCGGCGTTTTCAAGCGATTTTGCCGTTGCGCGGCAAAATTATTAATGTGGAAAAAGCGCGTCTTGATAAAATATTGAATAACGAAGAAATTCGCTCCATGATTACCGCTTTTGGCAGCGGCATTGGCGAAGAATTTGATCTTAGCAAACGTCGGTACGGTAAAATTATCATCATGACCGATGCTGACGTAGACGGCGCACATATTCGCACGCTGCTTTTGACCTTCTTCTATCGCTATATGCAGCCGCTCGTAGAGCAAGGGCATGTATTTATTGCACAGCCACCGCTGTATTTGGTCAAAAAAGGCAAGGATCATACGTATCTGTATAGCGATGATGAGTTAGATCAACATTTGACTCGCATTGGCCGGGACGGCAATGTGGCAGTACAGCGTTACAAAGGTCTTGGCGAGATGAATCCCGAGCAGCTTTGGGAAACGACAATGAATCCGGAGCGTCGTACGTTGCTGCAGGTATCCATGGAAGAAGCCATGGAAGCCGACGAGATTTTCACTATTCTTATGGGCGACAAGGTAGAGCCGCGCCGTAAGTTTATCGAAGAGTACGCCCATCGCGTGCGCAATCTGGATATTTAAAAAAAATCGTTTTAATAAACAAACAAAACCGTTCAGTCATTTATTTGACTGTTCGGTTTTTATTTTTGACCTTTCAGACGATTGTATTCGAAATGTTATCAAAACTGTCTTACTATAATTAAGGAACTATTGATTTGTTTTATAAATAGGACAAAGCGGCAAGTACGTAGAGGAGGTGACGGGAATGGCGATTAAATTGGTTTTGAATCGTTGTAAGGGCTGCGGGATTTGCGTGGAGTTTTGCCCGAAAAAAGTATTGAAGGTCAATGAACTTAGTAAAGTGGAAGTGGCGGACGAGGCTTCCTGTATTCAGTGCAAGCAATGTGAGGAACGTTGTCCAGATTACGCTATTTTTATTCAAAAATAAAGGAGTGACGTACGTGCCAAAAGTTATGCTCATGCAAGGCAACCAGGCTTGCGCCGAAGGCGCTATTGCTGCGGGAGTTACCTTTTTTGGTGGCTATCCGATTACGCCTTCTACGGAAGTAGCGGAGATACTAGCTAAACGCCTGCCTCAGGTAGGTGGCAAGTTTATTCAAATGGAAGACGAAATTGCCGGTATTGGCGCTGTGATCGGCGCTTCTTTGACAGGTAAAAAAGTGATGACCGCTACCAGCGGCCCCGGTTTTTCCTTAAAACAAGAACTGATTGGGTATGCTACTATCTCTGAAGTGCCTTTAGTCATTGTTAATGTGCAGCGTGTAGGTCCCAGCACCGGGCAGCCTACGTCTCCGTCGCAAGGGGATGTTATGCAAGCCCGTTGGGGTACGCATGGCGATCATCCTGTTATTGCTCTAACACCGGCTAGTGTGCCGGAATGTTTTTCACTGACGATTAAAGCATACGAGCTGTCCGAAAAGTATCGTACGCCGGTCATTTTACTGATGGATGAAGTGGTAGGCCATATGCGCGAGCGCATTGAACTGCCAGATAGTTATGATGAAATCGAAAAACCGCAGCGCAAGGTTCCCGCGAAGAAAACCGAAGGCTTTTTGCCCTATCAAGCTGATGCGGACGGCGTACCGCCGATGGCGCCTTTCGGTAAGGGCTATCATAGTCATGTAACTGGATTAGTACATGATGAAAGCGGTTTTCCTAACGGCTCTTCCCAGGCGACGCAAGTACTTATGGATCGTCTGAACGGCAAGGTAGAAAACAATTTGGACGACATTATGATGTACGAAGAGTATTGCATGGAGGATGCGGACATTGCGGTGGTAGCTTACGGCGG
This genomic window from uncultured Anaeromusa sp. contains:
- a CDS encoding 4Fe-4S binding protein, with amino-acid sequence MAIKLVLNRCKGCGICVEFCPKKVLKVNELSKVEVADEASCIQCKQCEERCPDYAIFIQK
- a CDS encoding 2-oxoacid:acceptor oxidoreductase subunit alpha; the encoded protein is MPKVMLMQGNQACAEGAIAAGVTFFGGYPITPSTEVAEILAKRLPQVGGKFIQMEDEIAGIGAVIGASLTGKKVMTATSGPGFSLKQELIGYATISEVPLVIVNVQRVGPSTGQPTSPSQGDVMQARWGTHGDHPVIALTPASVPECFSLTIKAYELSEKYRTPVILLMDEVVGHMRERIELPDSYDEIEKPQRKVPAKKTEGFLPYQADADGVPPMAPFGKGYHSHVTGLVHDESGFPNGSSQATQVLMDRLNGKVENNLDDIMMYEEYCMEDADIAVVAYGGTARTAYAAIDMARAQGIKAGLFRPITIWPFAEKQMQELAGKVKHILVAEMNCGQLVGEVKKAVEGKVPVELLAKYNNEAILPDEMLQAIANVKL